The Streptomyces sp. NBC_01244 genome contains a region encoding:
- a CDS encoding DNA repair ATPase, translating into MATGLDAGTYEVLRDRLAAQAGELARRAEVLNAARVAEFGSTELSLAASERLRTEGMPVVPRDIVAVGDVLLFGYGRSAAPGAERAVSEVFALYDRDLNPLPQDAAPCLLDDPGFVREFGALHRYFQGARLLQLRRVDGKLLAVFQTGEQAEDIRVLRWSLTPSGEARFLDARGERDHVFPRAHDVEWTQTTREDHILGRHPHVSLGGRLFVSTVGGALTVKTENDTDADEGIHREPVDEPLQSLADADIAYATVGPLVLLRIRPYKEETRRHLVFNSVTNTVVRLDGIGQSCRRLPEDQGIVFPGGYCLASGTVKTFETDTTDLEYERAVRSPNGEDVLYVFHARAQGRGVLLPYNLIRKEVATPISGHGHALFDDGTLVVLRAEGAEPARTHPVQIWRTPYVADTHPVATGDGPLGRIGNADLVRGIADCLSIARQATETGIASTGAVYETLVAACVRAADLHHWLGDAEAGDLRVPLEEVRSTAAQVLEEFETVRTLTRQAADALAETARRIAALVRRIRGESPAGAEEWIERITELRRAQGHLLTLKEMRYADTSGIEVLAGDLEGDIASAAQRAVAFLHREDAFTDHHAQAEQLTADAESITTVAGATPLAERLEELAFGLQTLVEVVAGLDIGDATVRTTILERIAEVLGSLNRARATLAARRRELLDQEGRAEFAAEFALLGQAVTGALAAAGTPEQCEAQRARLLLQLENLESRFAEHDGFLAEVSEKRTEIHDVFSVREQTLRDARARRAEALADSARRVLETVARRASGLESLDDISTYFASDPMVAKVRRTADELRRLGDSVRAEELEGRMLAARQEAGRALRDRRELFDGGDTIRLGSHRFAVTRQAPELTLVPHQDGLAFALTGTDYRRPVTDPEFAATRPYWNRLLPSESPEVYRAEYLAARLLAEHGPEALAAADLPALARQAAEAAYDEGYERGVHDHDTTAILGALLRLYESAGLLRYPPRERAAATLFWAHGTTDGFRDSFTRRAASLARARDTFGLASAIDGLRAELATEITRFADGQADPDPARAAEYLFEELTSGPTGFAVSASARTLLDKFRRSVGTSAYDEDLAALPDLPVRRHLVEGWLTSYAAACGEDIEAGDIAEAATVELCRDLERYDVAGETAATVTGLLGAHPRISGRSLVLRLDEFLSRTTDFAAHAVPGFRAYQQRRSALLSSERTQLRIDTYRPRAMSSFVRNRLVDEVYLPLIGDNLAKQLGAAGDAKRTDSSGLLLLVSPPGYGKTTLMEYVAERLGMLLVKVDGPALGHHTTSLDPAEAPDTAARRELEKIAFALAAGNNVLLHLDDIQHTSPELLQKFIPLCDATRTLNGHDLRGKRFAVCMAGNPYTESGQRFRIPDMLANRADVWNLGDVLTGKEDAFALSFIENALTANPVLAALAARDRADAELLVRIADGDPTARRDRLAHPYAPAELDRILAVLRHLLTAREAVLAVNEAYIASAAQSEESRTEPPFQLQGSYRNMNKIAARISPAMNDAELAAVIDDHYRAEAQTLTTGAEASLLKLGVLRGTLTEAQAARWTGTAAAYVRARALGGSADDPLSRAVAALGLLADRVAAVESAITRATDPRHHLLARPNGRHAAHAECSLSRTSDPDNDRVT; encoded by the coding sequence ATGGCTACGGGGTTGGACGCGGGGACGTACGAGGTGCTGCGGGACCGGCTGGCGGCGCAGGCCGGCGAGCTGGCCCGGCGGGCCGAGGTCCTGAACGCAGCGCGGGTCGCCGAGTTCGGGTCGACGGAGCTCTCCCTCGCGGCTTCCGAGCGCCTGCGCACCGAGGGCATGCCGGTGGTGCCCCGCGATATCGTCGCCGTCGGGGACGTGCTGCTCTTCGGCTACGGCAGATCCGCGGCCCCGGGTGCGGAGCGGGCCGTGTCCGAGGTCTTCGCCCTGTACGACCGCGACCTGAACCCGCTTCCCCAGGACGCGGCGCCCTGTCTGCTCGACGATCCGGGCTTCGTACGGGAATTCGGCGCTCTCCACCGCTACTTCCAGGGCGCGCGGCTCCTGCAGCTGCGCCGTGTGGACGGCAAGCTGCTGGCCGTCTTCCAGACCGGTGAGCAGGCCGAGGACATCCGCGTCCTGCGCTGGTCCCTCACCCCGTCCGGCGAGGCGCGCTTCCTGGACGCCCGGGGCGAGCGCGACCACGTGTTCCCCCGTGCGCACGACGTCGAGTGGACGCAGACGACGCGCGAGGACCACATCCTGGGCCGGCACCCGCACGTCTCCCTCGGCGGCCGGCTCTTCGTTTCCACGGTCGGCGGGGCACTCACCGTCAAGACGGAGAACGACACCGATGCCGACGAGGGCATCCACCGCGAGCCGGTCGACGAGCCGCTCCAGTCGCTCGCCGACGCCGACATCGCGTATGCGACCGTGGGCCCGCTGGTCCTGCTGCGTATCCGCCCGTACAAGGAGGAGACCAGGCGCCACCTGGTCTTCAACTCCGTCACGAACACCGTGGTCCGCCTCGACGGAATCGGCCAGTCCTGCCGGCGGCTGCCCGAGGACCAGGGCATCGTCTTCCCCGGCGGCTACTGCCTCGCCTCGGGCACCGTGAAGACCTTCGAAACGGACACCACTGACCTGGAGTACGAGCGGGCGGTACGTTCTCCCAACGGCGAGGACGTGCTGTACGTCTTCCACGCCCGGGCCCAGGGGCGTGGCGTCCTGCTGCCCTACAACTTGATACGCAAGGAGGTCGCCACTCCGATCTCCGGCCACGGCCACGCCCTCTTCGACGACGGCACCCTCGTCGTCCTGCGCGCCGAGGGCGCCGAGCCGGCCCGGACGCACCCGGTGCAGATCTGGCGCACCCCGTACGTTGCCGACACCCACCCGGTGGCAACCGGAGACGGCCCGCTCGGCCGGATCGGGAACGCCGACCTGGTGCGGGGCATCGCCGACTGCCTGTCCATCGCCCGGCAGGCCACGGAGACCGGTATCGCCTCCACCGGGGCGGTCTACGAGACCCTGGTCGCCGCCTGCGTCCGGGCCGCCGACCTCCACCACTGGCTGGGCGACGCGGAGGCCGGTGACCTGCGCGTCCCGCTGGAGGAGGTGCGGTCCACCGCCGCCCAGGTGCTGGAGGAGTTCGAGACCGTCCGGACCCTCACCCGGCAGGCGGCCGACGCGCTCGCCGAAACGGCCCGGCGGATCGCGGCGCTGGTCCGGCGCATCCGCGGTGAGTCCCCGGCCGGCGCCGAGGAGTGGATCGAGCGCATCACCGAACTGCGCCGCGCACAGGGACACCTGCTCACCCTCAAGGAGATGCGGTACGCGGACACCTCGGGCATCGAGGTCCTGGCCGGCGACCTGGAGGGCGACATCGCTTCCGCCGCCCAGCGCGCCGTGGCCTTCCTGCACCGCGAGGACGCCTTCACCGACCACCACGCCCAGGCCGAGCAGCTCACCGCCGACGCGGAGTCGATCACCACCGTGGCCGGGGCCACACCGCTCGCCGAGCGGCTGGAGGAGCTGGCCTTCGGGCTGCAGACCCTCGTCGAGGTAGTCGCAGGACTGGACATCGGCGACGCGACCGTCCGCACCACCATCCTGGAGCGGATCGCCGAGGTCCTCGGCAGCCTGAACCGCGCCCGCGCGACGCTGGCTGCCCGCCGTCGCGAACTCCTCGACCAGGAGGGGCGAGCCGAGTTCGCTGCCGAGTTCGCGTTGCTCGGCCAGGCCGTCACCGGCGCCCTCGCCGCCGCCGGTACGCCCGAGCAGTGCGAGGCGCAGCGTGCCCGTCTGCTGCTCCAGCTGGAGAACCTGGAGTCGCGCTTCGCCGAGCACGACGGCTTCCTCGCCGAAGTCAGCGAGAAGCGGACCGAGATCCACGACGTGTTCTCCGTGCGCGAGCAGACCCTTCGGGACGCCCGCGCACGCAGGGCTGAGGCCCTCGCCGACTCCGCACGCCGGGTCCTGGAGACGGTCGCCCGTCGGGCCTCGGGACTGGAGAGCCTCGACGACATAAGCACCTACTTCGCCTCCGACCCGATGGTGGCCAAGGTCCGCCGCACCGCCGACGAGCTGCGCCGGCTCGGTGATTCGGTACGGGCGGAGGAGCTGGAGGGCCGCATGCTGGCCGCCCGACAGGAGGCTGGACGTGCCCTGCGCGACCGCCGGGAGCTGTTCGACGGCGGCGACACCATCCGCCTGGGCAGCCATCGCTTCGCCGTCACCCGCCAGGCCCCCGAGCTGACCCTCGTACCGCACCAGGACGGCCTGGCCTTCGCCCTGACCGGCACCGACTACCGCCGTCCGGTCACCGACCCGGAGTTCGCCGCGACCCGCCCCTACTGGAACCGGCTGCTGCCGTCCGAGTCACCCGAGGTGTACCGGGCGGAGTACCTGGCCGCACGGCTGCTGGCCGAGCACGGCCCCGAAGCCCTTGCCGCCGCGGACCTGCCGGCTCTCGCACGGCAGGCCGCCGAAGCCGCGTACGACGAAGGCTACGAGCGGGGAGTCCACGACCACGACACCACCGCGATCCTGGGCGCGCTGCTCCGGCTGTACGAAAGCGCCGGACTTCTTCGCTACCCGCCTCGCGAGCGAGCGGCGGCCACGCTCTTCTGGGCCCACGGCACGACGGACGGCTTCCGTGACTCCTTCACCCGCCGCGCCGCGTCCCTCGCCCGGGCCCGCGACACCTTCGGGCTCGCGTCCGCCATCGACGGCCTGCGCGCCGAACTCGCCACCGAGATCACGCGGTTCGCGGACGGGCAGGCCGATCCCGATCCCGCACGCGCCGCCGAGTACCTCTTCGAGGAGCTGACCTCCGGCCCCACCGGATTCGCGGTGTCCGCCTCGGCCCGTACCCTCCTCGACAAGTTCCGGCGCAGCGTCGGCACGTCCGCCTACGACGAGGACCTCGCCGCCCTCCCGGACCTGCCCGTACGCCGACACCTCGTCGAGGGATGGCTCACCTCCTACGCGGCGGCCTGCGGAGAGGACATCGAAGCGGGCGACATCGCCGAGGCCGCGACCGTCGAACTGTGTCGCGACCTTGAGCGCTACGACGTCGCTGGCGAAACCGCAGCCACCGTCACCGGACTGCTCGGCGCCCACCCGAGGATCAGCGGACGCTCCCTGGTCCTGCGGCTGGACGAATTCCTCTCCCGCACCACGGACTTCGCCGCTCACGCCGTCCCTGGCTTCCGCGCCTACCAGCAGCGCCGCAGCGCCCTCCTCTCATCCGAGCGCACGCAGCTGCGCATCGACACGTACCGGCCCCGGGCCATGTCCTCCTTCGTACGCAACCGTCTCGTCGACGAGGTCTACCTCCCCCTCATCGGCGACAACCTCGCCAAGCAGCTCGGCGCGGCCGGGGACGCCAAGCGCACCGACAGCAGCGGCCTCCTCCTGCTCGTCTCACCACCCGGCTACGGCAAGACCACGCTGATGGAGTACGTCGCCGAACGCCTCGGGATGCTGCTGGTCAAGGTGGACGGTCCGGCCCTCGGCCACCACACCACCTCGCTGGACCCGGCCGAGGCCCCGGACACGGCGGCCCGCCGCGAACTGGAGAAGATCGCCTTCGCACTCGCCGCCGGCAACAACGTGCTGCTCCACCTCGACGACATCCAGCACACCTCGCCCGAGCTGCTCCAGAAATTCATCCCGCTGTGCGACGCGACCCGCACCCTGAACGGGCACGACCTGCGCGGCAAGCGCTTCGCCGTCTGCATGGCCGGCAACCCGTACACCGAGTCAGGGCAGCGCTTCCGGATCCCCGACATGCTCGCCAACCGCGCCGACGTCTGGAACCTCGGCGACGTCCTGACCGGCAAGGAGGACGCCTTCGCGCTCAGCTTCATCGAGAACGCCCTGACCGCCAACCCGGTCCTCGCCGCGCTGGCCGCACGCGACCGCGCCGATGCGGAGCTGCTCGTACGGATCGCCGACGGCGACCCCACCGCCCGGCGCGACCGGCTCGCCCACCCGTACGCCCCGGCCGAACTGGACCGGATCCTCGCGGTGCTACGCCACCTGCTCACCGCCCGAGAGGCGGTCCTCGCGGTCAACGAGGCGTACATCGCTTCCGCGGCCCAGAGCGAGGAGAGCCGCACGGAACCGCCCTTCCAGCTCCAGGGCTCCTACCGCAACATGAACAAGATCGCGGCCCGGATCTCGCCGGCCATGAACGACGCCGAGCTGGCGGCCGTGATCGACGACCATTACAGGGCGGAGGCCCAGACCCTCACCACCGGAGCCGAGGCCAGCCTC